A window of the Henckelia pumila isolate YLH828 chromosome 3, ASM3356847v2, whole genome shotgun sequence genome harbors these coding sequences:
- the LOC140889848 gene encoding uncharacterized protein, translated as MAEFDERVSSIVIELNELEKTYPNREVILKVIRGLPKEWDVKTMSMRESKDLNKLELHDLFAYLKAYEFELQIREEDQSTSQLTKALAAVKIESPAQPKKTAEQLSSDAISLFVKKFGKFITKNQEGSYRRSFKKKDAVEEPRSCFNCGKTGHFIADCPQPKKEDKRSTKRGKKQFDRRKSYQDAKHTLRRKHEALVAEDSKAKWAETDSESKESYYSSSSSDDDVEVKCLMANSHDQVSTSEHVFDFSSEEFTRVELITTLHEMANEYHKLSIEFDEVKAKKKDLQDVSTESNWEQLVEKSCLETYIVMLKTENEQLKINIMNLTIEKQRMDELVTDTNEILDESWYLDSGCSRHMTGNDKLLSELTKCNGPTITFGDNSQGMTVGKGKIIHGHIIIQDVLLVENLKYNLISINQMCDHGYSVEFQKQSCLVKNVAGDIILTGNRCGNTYKVCWNLQSSNPVFLVASNSKRNWIWHKRLNHLNFKSIVSLSKLELVTGLPKIDFSKDKVCSACQFGKQVRSYFKNKDYNSSSRCLELLHMDLFGPIPVTSLGRMRYTLVIIDDYSRFTWVIFSKSKDQTASQLIKIFKKFFNKKSSKIDKIRSDRGT; from the exons ATGGCAGAATTTGATGAGAGAGTCAGTAGCATTGTCATTGAGCTCAATGAACTGGAAAAGACATATCCCAATAGGGAAGTCATTCTAAAAGTCATTCGAGGCCTTCCCAAAGAATGGGATGTGAAAACAATGTCAATGAGGGAATCAAAGGATTTGAATAAATTGGAGCTGCATGATTTGTTTGCGTACCTGAAAGCCTATGAGTTTGAGTTGCAAATTCGAGAGGAAGATCAGTCTACCTCTCAACTGACCAAAGCTTTGGCTGCAGTCAAAATAGAATCACCTGCTCAACCAAAGAAGACTGCGGAACAACTGAGCAGTGATGCTATATCCTTAtttgtaaagaagtttggaaaatTCATTACAAAAAATCAAGAAGGATCTTACAGAAGAAGCTTTAAAAAGAAAGATGCAGTCGAAGAACCTAGAAGCTGCTTCAACTGTGGGAAGACAGGGCACTTCATAGCTGATTGTCCTCaaccaaagaaagaagataAAAGATCAACAAAAAGAGGAAAGAAGCAGTTTGACAGAAGGAAAAGCTACCAAGATGCCAAACACACTTTGAGAAGGAAGCATGAAGCACTGGTAGCAGAGGATAGCAAAGCCAAATGGGCAGAAACGGATAGTGAATCAAAGGAATCCTACTACTCTTCTAGCTCTAGTGATGATGATGTCGAAGTAAAGTGTCTAATGGCAAATTCTCATGATCAAGTTTCCACCAGTgaacatgtatttgattttagCTCTGAAGAGTTCACTAGAGTGGAATTGATCACAACACTTCACGAGATGGCTAATGAGTACCACAAACTGTCCATCGAATTTGATGAAGTCAAAGCAAAGAAAAAGGATCTGCAAGACGTCTCAACTGAATCCAACTGGGAGCAATTAGTTGAGAAGAGTTGTCTTGAAACATATATTGTTATGCTTAAGACTGAGAATGAGCAACTTAAGATTAATATCATGAACCTTACAATAGAAAAACAAAGAATGGATGAGTTA GTAACAGATACTAATGAAATATTGGATGAATCATGGTATTTAGACAGTGGCTGTTCGagacacatgactggaaatgATAAACTACTGTCTGAACTCACTAAATGCAATGGTCCAACTATCACATTTGGTGACAACTCACAGGGTatgaccgtgggtaagggtaagattatccacggTCACATAATCATTCAAGATGTTCTACTAGTTGAGAATTTGAAGTACAACTTAATAAGCATCAACCAAATGTGTGATCATGGATATTCtgttgaatttcaaaaacaatCTTGTCTTGTTAAAAACGTTGCTGGTGACATTATCTTGACAGGAAACAGATGTGGAAACACCTATAAAGTCTGCTGGAACCTTCAGTCTAGCAACCCAGTTTTCCTTGTAGCTTCCAATTCTAAGCGCAACTGGATTTGGCACAAGAGACTGAATCACcttaatttcaaatcaattgtCAGTCTGAGTAAGCTTGAGCTAGTAACAGGACTgcctaaaattgatttttccaAAGACAAAGTGTGCTCAGCTTGTCAATTTGGGAAGCAAGTTAGGTCATATTTTAAAAACAAGGATTATAACTCATCCTCCCGATGTTTGgaactattgcacatggatTTGTTCGGTCCAATACCAGTAACAAGTTTAGGGAGAATGAGATATACTCTTGTCATTATTGATGACTACTCACGTTTCACCTGGGTCATTTTCTCAAAATCTAAAGACCAAACTGCTTCTCAACTgatcaagatttttaaaaagtttttcaacaaaaaatccAGTAAGATTGACAAAATCAGGAGTGACAGGGGAACTTAA